The window CGCGTTGGACGCCGAGGTCTTCGCGTACCGCCAGCGTGGCGAGGAAGGCTTCGGCCAGGTGCATCAACGGGTTCTGCAACGGTCCGCTGTTCAACGATGACCAGTCACGGTCAAGGCTGGCTTCATACAGGCCATCGCCGGTGGCAAAACGTCGGGCAATCACTTCCAGGGCGGCGTTGAGCACCGACTCCACCAACGGCTCGCGAACTTTGTTCCAGTAATGGGCGCAGGCGAACAGGATGAAGGCGTGGGTGTAGAGGTCTTTGCGCTGATCCAGCGGCGCGCCGTGCGGGTCGATGCTGTAGAACCAGCCGCCGTGCTCGGCATCGTGAAAGTGCCGCTGCAAGGAACGGAACAGCGCTGCCGCACGCTCTTCGGCATCCGGCACCTGGCCGATCAGACTGGCAAACAGATACAACTGCCGCGCACAGGCCATGGCCCGGTAGCGTTGAGGTGGCAGGGGATTGTGCTCGGCGTCCAGCGCCTCATAAGGCAGCGCCATCTCGGCATTCCAGCCGGGACCTTGCCAAAGCGGCACGATCACGTTGTGGAAGTGCTGTTGCACCGAGGCGAACAGGGCGTTCAGTTCAGGCTGGGAAGCGGAGCGGGAAACAGGCGGCATTGGCTGGCGTCGTCACGGCAGGGGCGATTGCGCGACATGTTAACAGGCCTGAGAGGCGTGGTGTCCGTCAGGCCGTCATCGCTGGCAAGCCAGCTCCCACAGGTTAAGCGCAAATCCTTGTGGGAGCTGGCTTGCCAGCGATGAGGCCAGTTCAGGCAATAGAGAATCAGCCCGCCAACAACCAGACCCCGGTCGCCGCCGAAGCCGCACCCGCCAGCCGCACCAACGGCGCCGCAGCCTGCGGCAATACCCGCACCAGCGCATAACCCAACCCATGCAATGCCGCTGTCGCCGCGACAAACCCTGCGGCATACGGCCAAGGGCTCGACATGTCGGGCAGTTCCAGGCCATGGGCGACACCATGGAACAACGCGAACAGCGCCGTGGCGCCGACCGCCATGCTCAACGGCGGACGCACCGCCAAAGCCACCGCCAGGCCCAACGCCAGCACCGACGCGGCGATCCCGCTTTCCAGCGCCGGCAGGTTCAGCCCTTCAAAACCCAGCAACCCGCCCAGCAGCATGGTGCCGACGAAAGTGCACGGCAGCGCCCAGCGCGCCGCGCCTTGTTGCTGCGCCGCCCACAGGCCGACCGCGAGCATCGCCAGCAAGTGGTCGAGGCCGCCGATCGGGTGGCTGATGCCGGCGATCAAACCGTTATCGCCGTGCCCCGGGTGGGCGAAAGCGATGGCCGGGGTCAGCAGCAGGGCCATGGCGCCCAGAATGCGTTTCAGTGTCATGGATTGGCTTCCTTGTGGATAAATCGTAATCAGGCAGCGGTCAGCAAGCCCTGGCGTTCGATGAAGGCGATGATCTCTTCCAGGCCCTGGCCGGTTTTCTGGTTGCTGAAGACGAATGGCTTGCCGTTGCGCATGCGCGTGGTGTCGCTGTCCATCAGGGTCAGCGACGCGCCTACCAGTGGTGCGAGGTCGATCTTGTTGATCACCAGCAGATCCGATTTGCAGATCCCCGGCCCGCCCTTGCGTGGCAACTTGTCGCCGGCGGAAACGTCGATCACGTAGATGGTCAGGTCGGACAGTTCAGGGCTGAAGGTGGCCGAGAGGTTGTCGCCACCGGACTCCACCAGAATCAGGTCCAGGCCCGGAAAGCGGCGGTTGAGTTGATCCACCGCTTCGAGGTTGATCGAGGCGTCTTCACGGATTGCGGTGTGCGGGCAGCCGCCAGTTTCCACGCCGATAATGCGTTCCGGCGCCAATGCTTCGTTGCGTACCAGGAAATCGGCGTCTTCGCGGGTGTAGATGTCGTTGGTGACGACGGCCAGGTTGTAACGCTCGCGCAGGGCCAGGCAAAGGGCCAGGGTCAGGGCGGTTTTACCGGAACCGACCGGGCCGCCGATGCCGACACGCAGAGGTTGTGTGTTCATGTGATTCTCCAAAATATGGGGCCCTAGGAACGGAACAGACGGCTGTACTGGCGCTCGTGGGCCATGCACGCCAGGGACAGGCCAAACGCGGCGCTGCCATAGTGGTCGGGGTTGATGTGGCTGGCGTCCTGCTGGGCTTGTTGCAGCAGCGGCAGCAGTTCGCTGGTCAGGCGTTGGGCGGCTTGCTGGCCCAGCGGCAGGGTTTTCATCAGCACCGCCAATTGGTTTTCCAGCCAGCTCCAGAGCCACGCGGCCAGCGCATCCTGCGGGCTGATTTGCCAGGCGCGGGCGGCCAATGCCCAGCCCAGCGCCAGGTGTGGTTCGCGGCGTTGCTCAAGAAAGGCACGCGCCGCAGCATCCAGTTCCGGCAGGCCGTTGAGCAACTGTTGCAAGGAGTAGCCCATCTGCCGGCTCTCCTGATGCAGTTCGCGGGTTTCCCGGCTGGCGCGGTGCTCTTCGCAGCGTTGCAGCAGTTCGCTCCAGTTTTCCTCTGCCGCCACCACGCAATGGGCGAGCAGCAACGGAGCTTCGAAGCGGGCAAGGTTGAGCAGCAATTGATCGCTGATCCAGCACCGCGCACTGTCGGGATCGTGGACGCGTCCGTTCTCCACGGCCATTTCCAGGCCTTGGGAATAGCTGTAGCCGCCAATCGGCAATTGCGGACTGGCCAGGCGCAGCAATGCCCATGCGGGGTTCACAGGCGCACGCCGAATTGATGCAGTTTCGGTGGATAGTTGAAGTCTTCATCGCCGTGACGCGAATGATGATGGCCGCCGCCGTAGGCACCGTGTTCCGGCTGGAACGGCGCCTCGATGTTTTCGGCATGGGCGCCCAATTGTTCGAGCATGGCCTTGAGCACGTAATCGTCGAGCAGGCGCAACCAGCCATCCCCCACTTGCAGGGCAACATGACGATTGCCCAGGTGATAGGCCGCGCGAGTCAGTTCGAAGGCATTGGCGCAGGTGACGTGCAGCAGTTGTTCCGGGCGGGCGCAGACGCGGACGATGCGTCCGTCTTCGGCTTGTAAACATTCACCGTCGTACAACGGCGATTGGCCGCGCTCCAAAAACAGCCCGACGTCTTCGCCCTCGGCACTGAAACAGCGCAAACGGCTTTTGCTCCGGGCTTCGAAGGTCAGGTGCAACTCGGCGGCCCAGACGGGTTGAGGGTCGATTCTGCGATGAATCACCAGCATCGGAAAGCTTCCAGCAATGGACGATGCTCAGGCTAGAGCAAGGGGCTTGCCAATCGGCGTGATGTGTAGGAAATGGCTGACGGAGGTGTAGGGCGAGGTAGGGCGGGGCGTGGGTTTTGAGTAATGTTGGTGCGCCAATTTTTTCTGTGCACCAACTTGCAGCGAGATTGATGTTTTGTGGGAGCGGGCTTGCTCGCGAATGGGGCGCCGCGGTATTTCAGGTAATCCGCGTTATCGTTCTTCGCGAGCAAGCCCGCTCCCACAAAGGGCATCACTCCGTGCTGCCCAGGCCTTGCCAATGCTTGAGGCCGATAAAGATAAAACGCAGTTGCTGAGTAATTTTTGCCTGGGGCGTCAGGTGTTCCGGCAGCGCCTCGGCCGGTGGGTCGATGATGTCCGGCAAGGTGGCGAACACGCTTTTGACGATCAGATCGGCCATGACACTCAAACCGGCGATGTCCAGGTGTTGCAGCTTGGGCATCAACGACAGATCGGCAGCGAGGTCCGAGCTGATGTCTTCGCGCAGACGACCGATGGCCAAACGCACTGGCAGCGAGCCGCCGTACTGTTCGCGAGCCAGAAACAGGAATTGCGAACGGTTGGCGCTGACGACGTCGAGAAAGATCCGCACCGAGGCATCGATAATGCCGCCCATGACGAACTCGTTGTGCCGCACCAGGCGAATGGTTTCACGGAAGGTCTGGCCGACTTCGCTGACCAGCACCAGGCCCAGTTCATCCATATCGGCAAAATGCCGGTAGAAACCGGTGGGAACGATACCGGCGGTTTTCGCCACTTCGCGCAGGCTCAGGCTGCCGAATCCTCGGCCGCCTTCCATCAGGCGACGGGCAGCGTCCATCAGGGCGTTGCGGGTTTGTTGTTTCTGTTCGGCGCGGGGCAGCATCGCAAGGGCGTTTTCTGAAGAAGGACAGCGGCGCACTCTAGCAAATCGGCTTTGCCGGCGTCGAACGGCGATAGGGGGATCAGGCGAGGAGATGCGGCGTCTATAAAGTGAAAGGCCAGAATGTCAAAAGCCCAATCCGGTGATTGGGCTTTTTTTCAGGGCCGCCATGGGCTCAGCTCGTAGCGCTGTTGCGTTCGATTACACGGTCACCACCGCCTTCGGCAAGGGTTTGACCTGGAGTGCGATCGGAACCGTCAGCGGCAAGGGTTTGACCTGGGGTGCGATCGGAACCGTCAGCGGCAAGGGTCTGGCCCGGAGTGCGATCGGAACCGTCAGCAGCAACAGTCTGGCCTTGTTTGGTTTGGTCGTAGCCATCTTCAGTGATCAGGTTTTTTTCTTTCAGGCGATCGTTACCGCCTTCGGCCAGGGTTTGGCCCGGGGTGCGATCGGAACCATCGGCAGCGACGGTTTGGCTGAACACCGAGTGGTTATCTTTGACTTGCGGAGTGGCTTGGTCAGCGGCCGGCAGTGCGAAAGCAGTGCTGGTCAGCATTGAAAGTGTAAGGCTAAGCAGAAGTTGGCGTTTCATGATTGGGTGCTCCGTAGGAGGGCGATAAATTGGGTACGAGGGCAATGCTACTCTCGATAAGTCGATATAAAAGTTCATAAACGCAATGTTAATAATCAACGGAATTGATTGTTCTCTGCAGGCCTTGTAAACCGGGGCTTTCAATCCCGCGCGTTTGCACCGAGGTGGGTATTTTCGACTCACTCGCGCCACGTAAAAGTGCGGGGCCGGTAACGCCGAAGGCGACTGATTAGTCATGAATAGACTTGTCGATTGCTGGAAAATCGGTCATCGGATTAAACCTGCGGGCCGTTTTTCAGTCGTAGATTCCATAGCGGGCCGGTTCTGGCCCAGCGTTTTTCATGTGCGTCGCGGTCGGGGCGCTCAGCCGTATCAGGAGCTTTGTGCAATGACGCGCACCCGTAAAATTCTCGCCTGGACCCTCGGCAGCCTGGTTGTTCTGCTGACCGTGCTGGTGCTGATCATCGTGTTTTTCGATTGGAACCGGATCAAACCACCCCTCAATGCCAAAGTTTCCGAAGAGCTGCACCGTCCGTTCGCCATCAATGGCAACCTGGCGGTGGTGTGGCGGCGCGAGCCCGACGAGGGCGGCTGGCGTGCCTGGGTGCCGTGGCCGCATGTGGTGGCCGAAGACCTGAGCCTGGGTAACCCGGACTGGTCGAAGACGCCGCAGATGGCCAGCCTCAAGCGCGTTGAACTGCGCATTTCGCCGCTGGCCTTGCTGGCGCAGCGTGTCGTCATCCCGCGCATCGACCTCACTGAACCCAATGCCGAACTGCAACGCCTGGCCGACGGTCGCGCCAACTGGACCTTCAAGTTCGACCCGAAAGACCCGAACGCCGAACCTTCGCCGTGGGTGCTGGACATCGGCGCGATCGGTTTCGACAAGGGCCACGTCACCCTCGACGACCAGAACCTGAAGACTCAGCTCGACGTGCTGATCGACCCGTTGGGCAAGCCGATTCCGTTCAGCGAGATCGTCGGTGACAAAGCGGCGAAAACCGCGCAGGAGCAGGGCGCCGCGCCACAGGACTACGCGTTCGGCCTCAAAGTCAAAGGCGAGTATCACGGTCAGAAACTGGCGGGCCAGGGCAAGATTGGTGGCTTGCTGGCCTTGCAGGACGCGGCCCGACCGTTCCCACTGCAGGCGCAAGTGAAGATCGCCGACACTAGCGTCGAACTGGCCGGTACGCTGACGGATCCGATGAATCTCGGTGCCCTCGACCTGCGCCTGAAACTGGCCGGCACCAGCCTGGGCAATCTTTACCCGCTGACCGGCGTGACCCTGCCGGATACCCCGCCGTACGCCACTGACGGTCACCTGATCGCCAAGCTGCATGAGCCGACGGGCGCAGTGTTTCGCTATGAAGAATTCAACGGCAAGATCGGCGAGAGTGATATCCACGGCAGCCTGACCTACGTCGCCGGCCAGCCACGGCCCAAACTCAGCGGGTCGCTGTTGTCCAATCAACTGCTGTTTGCCGACCTGGCCCCGCTGATCGGTGCCGATTCCAATGCGAAGCAAAAGGCCCGAGGCGGCGAGAGCAAGCAGCCGGCGGACAAGGTGCTGCCGGTCGAAGAGTTCAAGACCGATCGCTGGCGCGATATGGACGCCGACGTCGAATTCACCGGCAAACGCATCGTCCACAGCGAAAAACTGCCGTTCAACGATCTTTACACGCACCTGGTGCTGACCGATGGCGTGCTCAGCCTTGAACCGCTGCGCTTTGGCGTGGCGGGCGGCAAGCTCGATGCGCAGATTCGCCTGAACGGTCGCACCGAGCCCTTGGAAGGTCGGGCAAAACTCACCGCGCGGGGCTTCAAGCTCAAGCAGCTGTTTCCGACCTTCGAACCGATGAAAACCAGTTTCGGTGAGCTCAATGGCGATGCCGACATCACCGGTCGCGGCAATTCGGTGGCCAAATTGCTGGGCACCGCCAACGGCAACCTGAAAATGCTGATCAACGACGGCGCCATCAGTCGCGAGTTAATGGAGCTGGCCGGGCTGAACGTCGGCAACTATGTGGTCGGCAAAATCTTTGGCGACAAGGAAGTGAAGATCAACTGCGCAGCGTCCGACTTCGAAATCAAGAACGGCCTGGCGACCACACGATTGTTCGTGTTCGATACCGAGAACGCGATCATCTATATCGATGGCACGGCGAACATGGCCACCGAACAACTGGACCTGACCATCACCCCGGAATCCAAGGGCTGGCGCTTGATCTCGCTGCGTTCACCGCTGTACGTGCGGGGCAAGTTCATCAAGCCCGATGCCGGGGTTAAGGCCGTACCGTTGATATTGCGCGGGGCCGGGATGGTTGCCCTTGGGGTGATTGCCGCACCGGCGGCGGGGCTGCTGGCATTGGTGGCACCGAGCGGCGGCGAGCCGAATCAGTGCGCGCCGCTGCTGGAGCAGATGAAATCGGGCAAGGCGCCGGTGACGGTCAAGCCAACCCGGTAGATCAAAGGATCGCAGCCTGCGGCAGTTCCTACAGAGGAATCCGTTCTCTTGGAGTTGCCGCAGGCTGCGATCTTGGCGTTAGTCCGGACAACGACGCCTCCTCGGTGAGCCACGCAAAAAACGCCCGCACCGGCGGATGCCGCTCGCGACCCGGCACGCACAGCGCGCTGTAACCGGCGCCATCCACCTGCACATCCCCCCGATAAGGCACCAGCAACCCACTGGCCACACTTTCCGACACCAGGATATTGCTTGCCAATACCAAGCCCTGACCGGCAATCGCCGCTTGCAGGGCGTAATGCTCTTCGTCGTATTCGCGCACGGCGGGTTGGCCGCTCAGCCATGTCTCGCCGGACTGAGCGCACCACGCCTCCCAGCCGTGGGCGTAGAGCTTGGAGTTGTGCCAGCGCACGCTGATCAGCGTCGGCATGCGCTGGGT of the Pseudomonas sp. MAG733B genome contains:
- a CDS encoding urease accessory protein UreF gives rise to the protein MNPAWALLRLASPQLPIGGYSYSQGLEMAVENGRVHDPDSARCWISDQLLLNLARFEAPLLLAHCVVAAEENWSELLQRCEEHRASRETRELHQESRQMGYSLQQLLNGLPELDAAARAFLEQRREPHLALGWALAARAWQISPQDALAAWLWSWLENQLAVLMKTLPLGQQAAQRLTSELLPLLQQAQQDASHINPDHYGSAAFGLSLACMAHERQYSRLFRS
- the ureG gene encoding urease accessory protein UreG; this translates as MNTQPLRVGIGGPVGSGKTALTLALCLALRERYNLAVVTNDIYTREDADFLVRNEALAPERIIGVETGGCPHTAIREDASINLEAVDQLNRRFPGLDLILVESGGDNLSATFSPELSDLTIYVIDVSAGDKLPRKGGPGICKSDLLVINKIDLAPLVGASLTLMDSDTTRMRNGKPFVFSNQKTGQGLEEIIAFIERQGLLTAA
- a CDS encoding AsmA family protein yields the protein MTRTRKILAWTLGSLVVLLTVLVLIIVFFDWNRIKPPLNAKVSEELHRPFAINGNLAVVWRREPDEGGWRAWVPWPHVVAEDLSLGNPDWSKTPQMASLKRVELRISPLALLAQRVVIPRIDLTEPNAELQRLADGRANWTFKFDPKDPNAEPSPWVLDIGAIGFDKGHVTLDDQNLKTQLDVLIDPLGKPIPFSEIVGDKAAKTAQEQGAAPQDYAFGLKVKGEYHGQKLAGQGKIGGLLALQDAARPFPLQAQVKIADTSVELAGTLTDPMNLGALDLRLKLAGTSLGNLYPLTGVTLPDTPPYATDGHLIAKLHEPTGAVFRYEEFNGKIGESDIHGSLTYVAGQPRPKLSGSLLSNQLLFADLAPLIGADSNAKQKARGGESKQPADKVLPVEEFKTDRWRDMDADVEFTGKRIVHSEKLPFNDLYTHLVLTDGVLSLEPLRFGVAGGKLDAQIRLNGRTEPLEGRAKLTARGFKLKQLFPTFEPMKTSFGELNGDADITGRGNSVAKLLGTANGNLKMLINDGAISRELMELAGLNVGNYVVGKIFGDKEVKINCAASDFEIKNGLATTRLFVFDTENAIIYIDGTANMATEQLDLTITPESKGWRLISLRSPLYVRGKFIKPDAGVKAVPLILRGAGMVALGVIAAPAAGLLALVAPSGGEPNQCAPLLEQMKSGKAPVTVKPTR
- a CDS encoding TetR family transcriptional regulator, translated to MLPRAEQKQQTRNALMDAARRLMEGGRGFGSLSLREVAKTAGIVPTGFYRHFADMDELGLVLVSEVGQTFRETIRLVRHNEFVMGGIIDASVRIFLDVVSANRSQFLFLAREQYGGSLPVRLAIGRLREDISSDLAADLSLMPKLQHLDIAGLSVMADLIVKSVFATLPDIIDPPAEALPEHLTPQAKITQQLRFIFIGLKHWQGLGSTE
- a CDS encoding AGE family epimerase/isomerase translates to MPPVSRSASQPELNALFASVQQHFHNVIVPLWQGPGWNAEMALPYEALDAEHNPLPPQRYRAMACARQLYLFASLIGQVPDAEERAAALFRSLQRHFHDAEHGGWFYSIDPHGAPLDQRKDLYTHAFILFACAHYWNKVREPLVESVLNAALEVIARRFATGDGLYEASLDRDWSSLNSGPLQNPLMHLAEAFLATLAVREDLGVQRALVELCTAMQKRFIDPQHGVLMEKPLGAVDNWFEPGHQFEWYFLLESSELLRGSKLHASLERAFAFTEQLGVDQQTGAVRAMLDLGPDGGARDATQRIWAQAEYLRALTLRPDSEAEVLRQLQALQQRSLHAGGWYECRDEQGEVSRRDMPSTTPYHLATCYRGLAEYLD
- the ureE gene encoding urease accessory protein UreE, whose amino-acid sequence is MLVIHRRIDPQPVWAAELHLTFEARSKSRLRCFSAEGEDVGLFLERGQSPLYDGECLQAEDGRIVRVCARPEQLLHVTCANAFELTRAAYHLGNRHVALQVGDGWLRLLDDYVLKAMLEQLGAHAENIEAPFQPEHGAYGGGHHHSRHGDEDFNYPPKLHQFGVRL
- a CDS encoding HupE/UreJ family protein; amino-acid sequence: MTLKRILGAMALLLTPAIAFAHPGHGDNGLIAGISHPIGGLDHLLAMLAVGLWAAQQQGAARWALPCTFVGTMLLGGLLGFEGLNLPALESGIAASVLALGLAVALAVRPPLSMAVGATALFALFHGVAHGLELPDMSSPWPYAAGFVAATAALHGLGYALVRVLPQAAAPLVRLAGAASAATGVWLLAG